From Arachis hypogaea cultivar Tifrunner chromosome 3, arahy.Tifrunner.gnm2.J5K5, whole genome shotgun sequence:
ACAAGTGATACAATGTTAGACACATTGAAATAACAGCCACCAAACAACAAAATTCAAATTGAAAAAATCACTGTCAGCTATAAAATCTTTTTGTCAAAAATATCATTTGAAACTTACTAAGAGACAATTGCATAATCCATTAATAATCTCATTCATTATAATATGTCTAATACTAATAATTGACCAAAATAACATGATACATAAgcaaacatgcaattcaaattcaaattgttATAGAGACATATCATTGAACACGTGGCATACATGAATTTAAACAAGCAAGAATAATTAGTACAATTTGAACAAATCAAATGTACGAATTCTTCAATTTTAAGCACAGTAgtccaaaatcaatcaaaaatatcATCCTAGAAATATACAAAATTCTCTTATGCAATAAAAAACAGAcgcaaaatttgaattttgaaatgaagAGCGGAAAGAGCGGGGGAGAGTCTTTGAGGGTGACATATAGCGAGGCAGCCGCCCATGCCAGCGGAAGCAATAAGGGGGAGAGTGGAAGGGGGCATGCATCAGGTGAAAAGGAGGAGATTAAAGGAGACAGGAACAAGATTCAAGGTCAGCAGATATCGTTCAGAGATAAAGTTGTTGGTGTCTCAACAAGGAGAGCTTTGGAGGTTGATGATTCTCTTAATGGGGATAAGATGGCTACAGTAGTTGGTAAGCAAGGCGATTCGGAGATACCGATTGTGACGTTCACTAAAGAAGCAAAGGAGATATTGGCAGAGCCCTACAAAGATGCCATCGTGATCAAAGTTCTTGGAAAGAATTTTAGCTATACGGCGATCACGCACAGGCTTAAAGGAGTTTGGAGAACCAAAGGAGGATATGAAGTACTAGATATCGGTTTTGGCTATTTCTTAGTCAAATTTGATCTCTTGGAGGATAGAGAAAAAGTTCTCCTTGGAGGACCATGGATGATTACTGGTAGTTATGTTGCAATTAAACCTTGGAGTTCTTCATTCAGACCTTGTGAAAACACTTTTGGGTCTACCATGGTTTGGATAAGAATCACAGGTTTAAACATTAACTATTATCGAGAGAGAGCCATGAAAATGATTGTGTCAGCTGTTGGCAAACCGATCCGCATCGACTTAGCCACCAAGTCTGCGGAGAGGGGAAAGTATGCAAGAGTATGTGTGCAAATTAACTTGGGACTTCcagtcataaaaaaattcaagttgATGGTCATATGTATGACATAAATTATGAgcacttgaatttaatttatgaaaaatctAGCTGCTTTGGGCACGTAACAAGAGAATGTGCGAAAGAGAACAACAATGACATTGGGAAGGAAAGCATGGTGAAGGAGAAAAATTTGTCGTCACTGTTTCCGGTGGATAACAACGAGAAAACGGCAAAAGGTAGTCAAATcccaataaaaaatcaaaatttaacttttgaatttgaaaataatgccaaatCAATTCCAATTATAGAGAAGCATAGAGCAGCGGGTCTTGTGCATGATAATTTGCAAGAATCATGCATGGATAGGGATACTCGTGCAAAAGAGGGTGAATGGGTTCCAGACTTACAGGTAGTAAAAAAGGCAAGGAAAAAGTGGGTAAAGGTCCTAATGTGGTGCCAAAAAAAGCCAATGTAGCAATATGCTCCAATTTGGTGAGTAAGAAATTTTCTTTTGGGTCTAATAACATGCATGCTGGATCCTCATCAAATGGAAAAGTGAAGTCTTTATCAAATGCAAAGGTGGAGCCTAAGGAAAAGAAGGATCCTCCATCCACACTTGGCTCTTTGGGAACAACTCAGGTGGCTTTCAAGGATCAAAGTACTCCTTTTTTTAAAGCAGGGCACAAAAGGCAGCATCCTATTTCGCTTCAAAACTCACCTACTGAAGCATTATCAACGGATTCTCGAGTACaaaaagatcttgataaagctaGTGCAACAACAAACTTGGAGAACCAACCTTAACAGAAGAATGATGGTTCTGCGGTGCAAGTCCACCAGAAGACACTTGGAGACAGGGGTCCATCAACGTGAGGTAGAATGATTATACattccaattatttaatttatttttatggattgtgaccatttaaatattattagttggaATGTAAGGGGGCGTCAAATAAGATGTCTCGGGTGCACTGTAAGGAGTTGGTACGAAAATTTTaaccaactttttttattttggtggaaactcatattgggtttgaaactatgaaagacttttgggagagattaggctATTATCCTGTAGGgattgtagatgctgttggacacAAGGGGGGAATTTGGTTCCTCTctgctaatttaaaattttcttgtaaAATTCTTTGGGCTATGAATCAATGTGTAACTTTGGAAATTGATGGTGGTGGGCGAAGATGGATTTGCAGTGCGGTTTATGGCAGCACTCAAGCCACTAATAGAGTAGAATTATGGAGTCATCTGGTTGATATTGGTTTGTGCATTCAGGACCCGTGGGTGGTTGTTGGGGATTTTGATGATATTTTGAGTGTTCATGAGGTGAAGGGGGGTAATTTCTATTCGAATCGCAGTAGTGTCTTTGCAAGTACTCTAGATTATTATGGTCTTTTTGATCTGACAACCTCTGGAAGATGGTTTACTTGGTTCCGTAAAAttcaaggaaacaaagaaattgtaATGAGATTGGATAGAGTTTGCTGTAATACAGAATGGCGCCTTCTTTTTCCAGAAGCTTTTGTTGAAGTTCTCAGTCGTTCCCACTCTGATCATTGTTCCCTACTTATTCGATGTCAAGGAGTTCCTATCAAGAAAGGAAACTGGCCTTTTAGATTCCAAGTGGCATGGGCAACTCATCCTGATTACAAGGCCATTGTTCAGAAATCCTGGGATAGTACAGactttggcatccataggaagttGTTTGGGGTTCAAGAAGCTTCGTTGGAATTCAACTCTACGGTCTTcggcaatatttttattaaaaagagggAATTTGAGGCTTATTTGAATTGTATTCAACGGAAAATGGAAGCTGACGATGATCCGATTTTGAAGCACAAAGAGGAAGAATTAAGAGCTGAGTATAATACAGTTTTGGCCCAGGAAGAATTGCTTTAGTACCAGAAGTCAAGAGATCAATAGGTTTGGTATGGTGATAGAAATACTAGCTTTTTCCATATGCAAACCATTCTTAGCAGAAAATATAACAGGTTTCATGGGTTGCTGGTCAGTGATGGGTCCTAGTCTAATGATCTGAAAGTTTTGCAAAGAAAGGTTGTTCatttctataaaaatattttttgctctACTAAGCCTGTTGAGGTTAATTtcatgggagaaattcctgtgccaTCTCTTAGCCAGGATGCTTGTGATAATTTGTCTAAACCAGTAACAATGTTAGAGGTTAAAGAAGCTCTGGATAATATGAGCTCGTTCAAAGCTCCTGGGCCGGATagttttcaagtttttttcttcAAGGAATATTGGAATGTGGTGGGTCATAAGGTGTGGCGTACTGTTTAGAAAGCATTCTTAGGGGAGACGTTAAGCCATTCTTTGTTGAAAACTTTGATTGTTTTTATCCCTAAGTGCAACCCTCCAATTAGATTGAAGGATTTTCGGCCAATAAGCCtttgtaatgtaatttataagCTAGTGACTAAAGTGCTGGTCAATAGATTACGACCATTTTTGGATGAGATTGTTAGCCCAACTCAGCGAGGGTTTATACATGGTAGAGGAGTgcctgataatattattgtggccCAAGAAGTTCTTCACTTTCTTAAGCGAACAAAGTCTAGCAAAGGAGCTATggcttttaagattgatttagaaaaggcttatgatagagttgattggaattttcttaagcacactctcgaATCTTTTGGCTTTCCTTCTCTAATTATTCAGCTTGTAATGAATTGTGTTCAGGCTTCAAATTTTTCCATCCTttggaatgggaatagattggacAGCTTCCAACCTTGCAGAGGGCTCAGGCAAGGAGATCCAAtttctccttatttatttattttgtgcatGGAGAGATTGGTGTGCTTCATTTCCAAACAAGTTGACGAGGGTATTTGGGAGGGTGTGgctatttctagagggggacctagagtttctcacttgatgtttgcagatgacctcctccttttttgtaaAGCGAAGAAAAATCAAGTTCAGAATGTTGTCCACACCTTGGAGTTGTACTGCGAAGCTTTAGGTATGAAGGTTAAcattgaaaaatctaaagctatttgttctagaaatatctctaatagaaggaagaaaatattttctggtgtttctcatattccttttactagtgacctaggcaaatacttgggggtgaaccttaatcatcCTCGAGCTGCTAGGTCTATTTTTTCGGACTCTTTAGAGAAGATCAAGAATAGGTTGGCTAGTTGGAAAGGTCAGCTCCTTAACAGAGCAGGCATGCTTTGCTTAATTAAATCTGTTGCTTCTTCTCTTCCTATTTATCAGATGCAAgttactctttttcctactttgATTTGTCAAAAGATTGATTTTGTACTTagacaattcttgtggaaggGAAAGGTAGGGGAGCGTTGCTTAAATTATGTCAAGTGGAGCAAAGTTGTCActccaagaaaatatggaggcttgggaattagagatatgatgagcggataatttatacgctttttggcattgtttttaggtagtttctagtaggatctagctacttttagggatgttttcattagttttcatgcaaaattcacatttctggactttactataagtttgtgtgtttttctatgatttcaggtattttctggcagaaattgagggacctgagcaaaaatctgattcaggcttaaaaaggactgctgatgttgttggattcagacctccctgcactcgaaatggatttctggagctatagaactccaaatggcgcgctctcaacggcgttggaaagtagacatccagagctttccagaaatatataatagtccatactttgttcgagtttagacgacgcaaactggcgttcaacgccagttccatgctgcattctggagtaaaatgctagaaacacgtcacaaaccagagttaaacgccaaaaacacgttacaacttggcgtttaactccaagagaagcctctgcatgtgtaaagctcaagctcaacccaagcacacaccaaagtgggccccggaagtggatttctgcactaagacttatttctgtaaaccctagtaactagtttagtataaatagaactttttactattgtattagtagTCTCTTAGACCATTTGGTCTTGGTTATTCCAGTTTCCTCTCTgcggccgaagccaatgaacactattttcacttatgtattttcaacggtggagtttctacacaccacagattaagatgtggagctctgctgtacctcgagttttaatgcaaagtactattgttttctattcaattcatgcttattcttattctaagatattcgctgcactccaacttgatggatgtgatgatctgtgacactcatcatcatccgtctctatgaacgcgtgcttgacaaccacttccgttctatcttagatcgagcgtgtatgtcttggattccttgatcagaatcttcgtggtataagctagaaccctttggcggacacttttgagaatctgaaaagtctaaagcttgtctgtggtattccgagtaggattcaaggattctattccgacatgattgttgggcgtagtgacagacgcaaaagaatcaatggattctattccgacatgatcgagaaccgacagatgattagccgtgctgtgacaagagcatttggaccattttcactgagaggatgggaagtagccattgacaacggtgatgccctacatacagcttgccatggaaaggagtatgaagaattggatgaaagcagtagaaaaggagagattcaacaagaacaagcatctctatgcacttatctgaaattcctaccattaaattacataagtatctctatctttattttaatgctttattttttattattttcgaaaaccattataaccatttgaatccgcctaactgaaatttacaagatgaccatagcttgcttcataccaacaatctccgtaggatcgactcttactcacgtaaggtttattgcttggacgacccagtgcatttgctggttagttgtgcgaagttgtgaagaatgtgagtgaaccatagtagtgtgcaccaagtttttggagccattgctaagaattgttcgagttatgaaaagagtaaatcacaattttgcctatcaagtttttggcgccgttgccagggattgtttgagtttggataactgacggttcatcttgttgcttagattaggtaattttatattcaaaaagttttcaaaaatctttcaaaaaatatttttctttttttcgtttttctaaagattattttcgaaaaaaatacaaaaaaaaatcataaaatcataaaaatcaaaaatatttttgtgtttcttgtttgagtctagtgtcaatttttaagtttggtgtcaattgcatgttttaaaaactttttcatttttcaaaaattcatgcatgtgttcttcatgatcttcaagttgttcttgacaagtcttcttgtttgatcttcatattttcttgttttgtgttttttgttgtttttcctatgcatttttgcattcatagtgtctaagcattgaagatttcta
This genomic window contains:
- the LOC140183417 gene encoding uncharacterized protein, with the translated sequence MKDFWERLGYYPVGIVDAVGHKGGIWFLSANLKFSCKILWAMNQCVTLEIDGGGRRWICSAVYGSTQATNRVELWSHLVDIGLCIQDPWVVVGDFDDILSVHEVKGGNFYSNRSSVFASTLDYYGLFDLTTSGRWFTWFRKIQGNKEIVMRLDRVCCNTEWRLLFPEAFVEVLSRSHSDHCSLLIRCQGVPIKKGNWPFRFQVAWATHPDYKAIVQKSWDSTDFGIHRKLFGVQEASLEFNSTVFGNIFIKKREFEAYLNCIQRKMEADDDPILKHKEEELRAEYNTVLAQEELL